The following proteins come from a genomic window of Panthera leo isolate Ple1 chromosome E2, P.leo_Ple1_pat1.1, whole genome shotgun sequence:
- the LOC122208830 gene encoding putative protein ZNF720, which produces MGSFGLLTFRDVAIEFSQEEWGFLNHSQWALYRDVMLETYGHLLFMGLVLSKPDLVIFLEQKESWNVKGKETVATHPDRWE; this is translated from the exons ATGGGGTCTTTT GGACTGTTGACCTTCAGGGATGTGGCCATAGAATTCTCTCAGGAAGAGTGGGGATTCCTGAACCACAGTCAGTGGGCACTGTACAGGGATGTGATGTTAGAGACCTATGGACACCTCCTCTTCATGG gTCTTGTTTTGTCTAAGCCAGACCTGGTCATCTTTTTGGAGCAAAAGGAGTCTTGGAATGTGAAGGGAAAGGAGACAGTAGCCACACACCCAGATAGATGGGAATGA